One region of Malania oleifera isolate guangnan ecotype guangnan chromosome 6, ASM2987363v1, whole genome shotgun sequence genomic DNA includes:
- the LOC131158516 gene encoding uncharacterized protein LOC131158516 has product MERKSFALELRFNPMLDLRVFNAREIIIPDFGFLSAAARPATVTPHITLLSGNYQGPTLAAVVRHFTDRPKTYISLSFSAVHVFSNELLDHQNFVAALAAAPSPHLLNFHSDLCKALRQAGLPVAHEFLPGMWLPHCPLEEQLPDLMVPDVLDRARRLLRLPISGLSLKMTMVELLPHRYDLHEFGFWEAADPPHA; this is encoded by the coding sequence ATGGAGAGGAAAAGCTTCGCCCTGGAGCTCCGGTTCAACCCCATGCTGGACTTGCGTGTCTTCAACGCCCGGGAAATCATCATCCCCGATTTCGGCTTCTTGTCCGCCGCCGCCCGTCCGGCCACCGTCACGCCCCACATAACCCTCCTCTCCGGCAACTACCAGGGGCCCACCCTCGCCGCCGTCGTCCGCCACTTCACCGACCGCCCCAAAACTTacatctccctctccttctccgCTGTCCACGTCTTCTCTAACGAACTACTCGACCACCAGAACTTCGTCGCCGCCCTCGCCGCCGCCCCCTCCCCCCACCTCCTCAACTTCCACTCCGACCTCTGCAAAGCCCTTCGGCAGGCCGGCCTCCCCGTCGCCCACGAGTTCCTGCCGGGCATGTGGCTGCCGCACTGCCCGCTGGAGGAGCAGTTGCCGGATTTAATGGTGCCGGACGTGCTAGACAGGGCGCGCCGGCTACTCCGTTTGCCGATCTCCGGCCTATCTCTGAAGATGACGATGGTGGAGCTCTTGCCTCACCGATATGACCTCCACGAATTTGGTTTCTGGGAAGCCGCCGATCCTCCACATGCTTAG